A window of Cellulomonas sp. SLBN-39 genomic DNA:
CGACAGCGGGATCGGCACGAACCCGATGGCCGTGAGCGCCTGCACGAACGACATCGGCAGCGTGCCGTTGGACGCGTTGAGGAAGAACAGCGCCTTGACCGGCTGCCCCCACGTGCTCTGCGCGAAGCTCAGCACCCGCTCCCAGCGCGGCCGCTGCTCGGGCGTGGGCCGGCCGCCGAGGATCGACGAGCCGAGCGTGGCGTCGATGTTCTCCCCGTCGACGAGCAGGTAGGTCGTCCCGGTCCCCGGGGGCGCGGCGTCGCTCATCCGGCCAGCGTAGACGCCGGGGCCCGCGCGGCGCCGGGCGACGGGCCTGCGACCTGCGGCGGTGGCATGATGCAGCGCGAGCCGGGGCGGCCGGCGCGGGTGGACCGGTCCCCGTGCGCGACCGGCCGACGGGCACCGGCACGGGCGGGGGGGGACGGGCGATGGTCGACGACGGCGTCGCGGACGACCGGACGGCGCAGCCGCGGGCCGACGTGCGGCTGGCCGCCGAGGCGTGGGAGTCCCTGTTCCGCGCCCAGGTCGCGCTCATGCGCCGGTTCCAGGCCGACGACGTCTGGGGCGAGCTGAGCATCCAGGAGTACGACGTGCTGTTCACGCTCGCCCGTGCCCCGGAGGGCACGCTGCGCCCGCGCGACCTCGGCGAGGGCAGCCTGCTCACCCAGCCGAGCCTGTCCCGGCTCGTCGACCGGCTCGAGGCGGCCGGGCTGGTGACGCGCGCGCCCGTGGCGGGGGACCGGCGCGGACGGGCCGTCCGGCTGACGGACGCGGGCCGGGCCGCGCAGCGCGAGATCGGCCGCCGGCACGTGCGCTCCATCGACCACCTCGTGGGCGGCGCGCTCGACGCCGACGAGCTGACCACGCTGCGCCGGCTGTGCGACAAGCTGCGGGCCGCCCAGCCGCACCTGGTCGACCCCGTGGCGGCGCCCGGGCGCGCCGGCTGACCGACCCCACCTCCTGCCGGGCCCGGCCGGTCGGTGACCTGCGGCACCTCAGGACCTCGGGCCCACCCCTGCCGGACGGGTGACGGCGACGATGGTGAGACGTCGCACCCGCGGCGGCCACCGATCGCACACCGAGGAGGGGACGGATGCGGATCCTGCTCGCCGTGGCCTCGCGCCACCAGGGGACCTGGGAGATCGGCGAGGTGATGGCCGGGGTGCTCGCCGGCCGTGGCCACGTCGTGGACCAGCGCGCGCCCGAAGACGTCCCGTCGCTCGACGGGTACGACGCCGTGCTGCTCGGCTCCGCGGTGTACGTCGCGCACTGGCTGCCGGCCGCCCGGCACCTCGCCGACGCGTTCGCCGACGAGCTGCGCGCCCGGCCGGTGTGGATCTTCTCGTCCGGCCTGGCCACCCAGCCCGCCAACTCGGCGAACTCCCCGCTCGAGATCGCCGCGCTGCGCGAACGGATCGGCGCCCGCGGGCACCGCTCGTTCCGCGGGCGGCTGGACCGTGCGGCGCTGACGTTCGCCGAGCGCGCCATCATCGCCGGCGGACGCGCCAAGGAGGGCGACCACCGCGACATGGCGGCGGTCGCGACGTGGGCGACGCAGATCGGCGAGGAGCTGGACCTGCTCGCGGCGACGCCGGCGACGCCCGCCCGCGTCTGACGCGGGCCCCGGCCGTGCCCGCCGCCGTCAGGCGGGCGCGGGTGCGGCCAGCCGCAGCGCGCGCAGCTCGGCCTCGACCGCCCGCATGCGCGGGCGCTGCGCCGGGTCCTGCCGGGTCATGGCCCGCAGCAGGCGCGCCCAGTCGGGGTCGACCGACGGCGGCACCTGCGGCCCGTGCAGCAGGCGCGCCACGGACGTGCTGATCGGGTCGCCGGGGTAGGCCCGGTCGCCCGTGAGGCACTCGAGGAGCACCAGGCCGAGGGAGTAGACGTCGCTGCCCGGGCCGATGTCCAGCCCGAGCGCCTGCTCGGGGGACTGGTACGACGCGGTCGCGCTGGCGCTCGCGGTCCCGCCGTGCGACGCGGCGATGCCGAAGTCGGCGACCACCACGGGCACGCGCGGCGCGTCCCGGTGGCCCGACGGGGCGGTGCGGGACGAGACGAGCACGTTCGACGGCTTGACGTCGCGGTGCACCACACCGGCCGCGTGCGCGTGCCCGAGGCCCTGCGCGACCTGCCGGCCGATGTCGGCTGCCGTCGCGGCGTCGGTCGGGCCCTCGGCGAGCAGCTCGCGCAGCGTCCGGCCCTCGACGAGCTCCATGACGAGGAACGCCACCGGGCCGGTGCCGTCGAGGACGTCGGCACCCACGTCGAGCAGCGCGACCAGCGTCGGGTGCGTGAGCTCGGCGAGCACCCGCGCCTCCTGGGCGTAGCGGCGCACCTGCTCCGGCGTGGCGTCGTCGAGCCGGAAGATCTTCACCGCGACGGGGCGGTCCAGGCGGGTGTCGACGCCGCGGAACACCTGTGCGGAGCCGCCCTCGCCGAGGCGCGGGCCCAGCACGTACCGGTGCGCGAGCTCGGGGGCGGCGTGCCGGCCGCGGCCGCTCACGGGCGGTCCTTGGTCATCGTCTGCACGTCCTCGCAGGGGGCTGTCAGGGGGCGGTCAGGGGGCGTCTCGACGGTAGGGCGGGTGCGGACCGGTCGCACGCCGGGGCGCGTCGGTGCTGGTCAGGCGTCCGGGAGGGAGATGACACGGCGTCGGGTCAACGTCACTGCGGCGGGGTGCGTGCTCCGGTCGGCCGGTACGCGCCAGCGGTGCGATGATCGTCGGGTGTCCGTGACGCCCCCCACCACGACCACCGCCACCGCCGACGCGCTCGCCCCGTACGACGCCGTCCTGCTCGCCTCGTTCGGCGGACCGAACGGTCACGACGACGTGATGCCGTTCCTCCGCAACGTGACCGCGGGCAAGGGCATCCCGGACGAGCGCCTGGCCGTGGTCGCCGAGCACTACCACCACTTCGGCGGTGCCAGCCCGATCAACGGACAGAACCTCGCCCTGCGGGCGGCCCTGGTCGACGAGCTGGCCCGACGCGGGATCGACGTGCCCGTGCTGTGGGGCAACCGCAACTGGGAGCCGTACACCGCCGACGCGCTCGCGCAGGCGCACGCCGACGGGGCCCGCCGCGTGCTCGCGCTCGTCACCAGCGCGTACTCCTCCTACTCGGGCTGCCGCCAGTACCGCGAGCACTTCTGGTCGTCCCTCGAGGAGGTCGGTGCCCAGGTCGGCAGCGCACCCGGGGAGCACCCGCTCGAGATCGACAAGGTGCGCTCCTACTTCAACCACCCGGGGTTCGTCGAGGCCGGCACCGACGCCGTCGTCGAGGCCTACGGGCAGGTGGACCCCGCCGCGGACTGGCCCCGGCTGCTGTTCGTCACGCACTCGATCCCCGACACGATGGAGGAGGCCTCGCAGGTCGCCGGAGCCTCCTACCGCGCCCAGCACCTGGACGTGGCGCGCTCGATCGCCGCCGCGGCCACGCGTCGCCTCGGCCGGCCGCTGGAGTGGGACCTCGTGTACTGCTCCCGCTCCGGCCCGCCCCACCAGCCGTGGCTCGAGCCGGATGTCAACGACCACCTGCGGGCCCTGCACGCCGCCGGCACCACGTCGGTCGTGATGGCGCCGATCGGCTTCGTCTCCGACCACATGGAGGTGGCCTTCGACCTCGACACCGAGGCGATGGCGACGGCGGCCGAGCTCGGCGTCCACGCGGTGCGGGCCGGGACGGTCGGCACCCGGGAGCCGTTCGTGCGGGGCCTGGTCGACCTGCTGCTGGAGCGCGCTGCGACCCGTCGCGCCCTCGACGCCGGTGCCGAGCCGGTCCGCGGCGCGACCGTCGGCGACCTGCCGCCGTTCCGGTCGGTCTGCGCCCCCGGGTGCTGCCGCCAGCGCGCCGGCGTCGACTCCGGCGTCCTGGCCGCGTGCTCGGCCGACCCCGCGTCCTGACGCACCCGCCCCACCCGGGACGCCACGTGCGCCCGACCCCACCGAAGGAGCCCGCTGTGACCACGCCCGACGCCGAGGCGCTGAACGCGACCGTCCGCTACACGATGTGGACGGTCCTCGCCCTCGCGCAGCCGCTGCCCGCCGACGACGACGCGCGTGACGCGGCCGTCGCCGACGCCCTGGCGGCCGTCACGTCGGACCCGGGCCTGGTGGTGCGCGGCTGGTACGACGTCTCGGGGCTGCGGGCGGACGCCGACCTCATGGTGTGGTGGCACGCAGAGACGGTCGAGCAGGTCCAGGGCGCGTACCAGCGCCTGCGGGCCAGCGGGCTCGGTGCGCACCTGACGCCCGTGTGGTCGGTCGTCGGCCTGCACCGCCCGGCGGAGTTCAACCGCGGGCACGTGCCGGCGTTCCTCGCCGGGGAGCCCGCCGGGGACTACATCTGCGTCTACCCCTTCGTCCGGTCGTACGACTGGTACGTGCTGCCCGAGGCGGAGCGTCGGGAGATGCTCGTCGAGCACGGGCACGCCGCCCGTGACTACGCCGACGTGCGCGCCAACACCGTCGCGTCGTTCGCGCTCGGCGACTACGAGTGGATCCTGGCGTTCGAGGCGCCCGAGCTGCACCGGATCGTCGACCTCATGCGCGAGCTGCGGAACACGAAGGCCCGCCTGCACGTGCGCGAGGAGCTGCCCTTCTACACCGGCCCACGGACGACCCTCGAGGCGTGGGCCGCGACCCTGCCGCGCGCCTGACGCCCTGCGACCCGGGCGCCGCCGGGGGATGATCGGGGCATGCCCGACGACGTGCACCCCCAGCGTCCCGCCGAGGACCCGACCGCCCGGCCGTACGACGAGCGGCCGGC
This region includes:
- a CDS encoding MarR family winged helix-turn-helix transcriptional regulator: MVDDGVADDRTAQPRADVRLAAEAWESLFRAQVALMRRFQADDVWGELSIQEYDVLFTLARAPEGTLRPRDLGEGSLLTQPSLSRLVDRLEAAGLVTRAPVAGDRRGRAVRLTDAGRAAQREIGRRHVRSIDHLVGGALDADELTTLRRLCDKLRAAQPHLVDPVAAPGRAG
- a CDS encoding ferrochelatase — protein: MSVTPPTTTTATADALAPYDAVLLASFGGPNGHDDVMPFLRNVTAGKGIPDERLAVVAEHYHHFGGASPINGQNLALRAALVDELARRGIDVPVLWGNRNWEPYTADALAQAHADGARRVLALVTSAYSSYSGCRQYREHFWSSLEEVGAQVGSAPGEHPLEIDKVRSYFNHPGFVEAGTDAVVEAYGQVDPAADWPRLLFVTHSIPDTMEEASQVAGASYRAQHLDVARSIAAAATRRLGRPLEWDLVYCSRSGPPHQPWLEPDVNDHLRALHAAGTTSVVMAPIGFVSDHMEVAFDLDTEAMATAAELGVHAVRAGTVGTREPFVRGLVDLLLERAATRRALDAGAEPVRGATVGDLPPFRSVCAPGCCRQRAGVDSGVLAACSADPAS
- the hemQ gene encoding hydrogen peroxide-dependent heme synthase, with the protein product MTTPDAEALNATVRYTMWTVLALAQPLPADDDARDAAVADALAAVTSDPGLVVRGWYDVSGLRADADLMVWWHAETVEQVQGAYQRLRASGLGAHLTPVWSVVGLHRPAEFNRGHVPAFLAGEPAGDYICVYPFVRSYDWYVLPEAERREMLVEHGHAARDYADVRANTVASFALGDYEWILAFEAPELHRIVDLMRELRNTKARLHVREELPFYTGPRTTLEAWAATLPRA
- a CDS encoding flavodoxin domain-containing protein; translation: MRILLAVASRHQGTWEIGEVMAGVLAGRGHVVDQRAPEDVPSLDGYDAVLLGSAVYVAHWLPAARHLADAFADELRARPVWIFSSGLATQPANSANSPLEIAALRERIGARGHRSFRGRLDRAALTFAERAIIAGGRAKEGDHRDMAAVATWATQIGEELDLLAATPATPARV
- a CDS encoding serine/threonine-protein kinase, whose amino-acid sequence is MSGRGRHAAPELAHRYVLGPRLGEGGSAQVFRGVDTRLDRPVAVKIFRLDDATPEQVRRYAQEARVLAELTHPTLVALLDVGADVLDGTGPVAFLVMELVEGRTLRELLAEGPTDAATAADIGRQVAQGLGHAHAAGVVHRDVKPSNVLVSSRTAPSGHRDAPRVPVVVADFGIAASHGGTASASATASYQSPEQALGLDIGPGSDVYSLGLVLLECLTGDRAYPGDPISTSVARLLHGPQVPPSVDPDWARLLRAMTRQDPAQRPRMRAVEAELRALRLAAPAPA